Proteins found in one Isachenkonia alkalipeptolytica genomic segment:
- the htrA gene encoding serine protease HtrA: protein MDQERENKKKTYQEKNQGSGTYYYYQTPSSTEDFLEDHPEGEKITGKNQGEEPRDQTDTLKNKPTKTSKGKVGFLGVLLGVILGGALVFGGGVYLLPDFIDRAMPDMREESPSISVEEGLDLNIYSAVAEQAMPSVVGITTVTLERDLFFGDLRERPGLGTGVIVDERGYILTNSHVIGDGEVTELMVLLHDGEELPAEVLWNEASLDLAIIKVDEENLPTANLGDSDDLLVGEITIAIGNPMGLDFERTLTQGVVSGLNRSIPTTGGSAEGIDNFIQTDASINPGNSGGPLLNTDAEVIGINTAKLQNGEGLGFAIPINTAKPIIEQFAETGEFQPVYLGVQGLNAEVYQRSWGEELPVDHGFYVAEVNLGSVAEEYDIESGDVIVGVNGQEVRNRGTLIRELYKLTPGDRAIITIVRGEEEIDIEVVF from the coding sequence ATGGATCAAGAGCGGGAAAATAAAAAGAAAACATACCAAGAGAAAAACCAGGGGAGTGGAACCTATTATTACTATCAGACCCCCTCTTCCACGGAGGATTTCTTAGAGGATCATCCGGAAGGAGAAAAGATCACCGGGAAAAACCAAGGAGAAGAGCCAAGGGATCAAACCGATACCTTAAAGAACAAACCGACTAAAACCTCCAAGGGCAAGGTGGGCTTTCTAGGGGTTCTGTTAGGAGTTATCCTGGGAGGAGCCCTAGTCTTTGGCGGAGGAGTCTATCTCCTGCCGGATTTTATTGACCGGGCCATGCCGGACATGAGAGAAGAAAGTCCCTCTATTTCTGTGGAGGAAGGTCTGGACTTAAATATTTATTCCGCCGTGGCGGAACAGGCCATGCCTTCGGTGGTAGGAATCACTACCGTAACCTTGGAACGGGACCTGTTTTTTGGAGATCTACGGGAACGACCGGGACTGGGTACCGGAGTCATCGTCGATGAACGGGGATATATTCTCACAAACTCCCATGTGATCGGAGACGGAGAGGTAACGGAGCTGATGGTCCTCCTTCATGATGGCGAGGAACTGCCGGCGGAGGTGCTATGGAACGAAGCATCCCTGGACCTGGCCATTATCAAAGTGGATGAAGAAAACTTACCCACGGCAAATTTAGGGGACAGTGATGACCTTCTGGTGGGAGAGATTACCATTGCTATTGGCAACCCCATGGGTCTGGATTTTGAGCGGACCTTAACCCAAGGGGTGGTCAGCGGACTGAATCGATCGATTCCAACTACCGGAGGCAGCGCCGAGGGGATCGATAACTTTATACAGACCGATGCATCGATTAATCCTGGAAACAGCGGGGGTCCTCTACTGAACACCGATGCGGAAGTGATCGGCATCAATACCGCAAAATTACAGAACGGGGAGGGTCTAGGCTTTGCGATTCCCATTAACACCGCCAAACCCATCATCGAACAATTTGCGGAAACCGGAGAATTTCAGCCGGTGTACCTGGGGGTTCAGGGACTGAACGCCGAGGTCTATCAGCGAAGCTGGGGAGAAGAACTGCCGGTGGACCATGGATTTTATGTAGCGGAAGTCAACCTCGGGTCCGTAGCAGAAGAATACGACATCGAGTCCGGAGATGTGATCGTGGGAGTGAATGGTCAGGAAGTACGGAATCGAGGCACCTTGATTCGGGAGCTTTACAAACTCACGCCGGGAGACCGGGCCATTATCACCATTGTTCGAGGGGAAGAGGAAATCGATATCGAAGTGGTATTTTAA
- a CDS encoding MBL fold metallo-hydrolase, which produces MIRFCSLVSGSAGNSYAFSDGEQRFLVDAGLSGKQIENRLAEIDIDPESLSGILISHEHIDHIKGAGILSRRYDLPVYANQGTWQAMEDKIGKIAEKNRRTFQTNEIFSMGKLTIKPYKTSHDAAESVGFTVSGGREKVSIATDIGCMTPEILEEIKGSDLVVLEANHDVEVLKSGRYPYSLKRRILSDQGHLSNEAAGDCICYLAENKVENFVLAHLSEENNFPELALSTIQGMLSERQRTKHLKINVDIAFRNRIGRVYEFNKS; this is translated from the coding sequence TTGATACGATTTTGTTCATTAGTCAGCGGCAGTGCCGGCAACAGTTACGCCTTTTCCGATGGAGAACAGCGATTCTTAGTGGATGCGGGTCTAAGCGGTAAACAGATTGAAAACCGTTTGGCGGAAATTGACATAGATCCCGAAAGCCTGTCGGGGATTTTGATCTCCCATGAACACATTGATCATATTAAAGGGGCGGGAATCCTTTCAAGACGGTATGATCTTCCGGTATATGCCAATCAGGGAACCTGGCAGGCCATGGAGGATAAAATCGGAAAGATTGCGGAAAAAAACCGAAGAACTTTTCAAACCAATGAAATTTTTTCCATGGGAAAATTAACAATCAAACCCTATAAAACCTCTCATGATGCGGCGGAATCCGTGGGATTCACGGTGTCCGGAGGGAGAGAAAAGGTCAGTATCGCCACGGACATCGGCTGTATGACACCGGAGATCCTTGAAGAAATCAAGGGTTCGGACCTTGTGGTCTTAGAGGCAAATCATGATGTGGAAGTGCTAAAATCCGGAAGGTATCCCTATTCTTTAAAACGGAGGATTCTTTCGGACCAGGGACATCTTTCCAATGAAGCGGCGGGGGACTGTATCTGTTATTTAGCGGAAAACAAGGTGGAGAACTTTGTACTGGCCCACCTCAGTGAAGAAAACAATTTCCCGGAACTGGCCTTATCCACTATCCAGGGAATGCTTTCGGAACGTCAACGGACAAAGCATTTAAAAATAAATGTGGATATCGCTTTTAGGAACCGCATCGGACGGGTATATGAGTTTAATAAAAGCTAA